The genomic interval GCAGCGTGAAGATCGCCACCCGCGTCACCCAGGGCACGCCGCAGGGCGACGTGGTGCTGAACATCACCGCCGTGAAGTTCGACCCGATCGACGCCGCCGTGTTCGCCCTGCCCGATGCGGTGAAGGCGCTGCCGTAAGGCCGACGCCGCCGTGCACCGGTGCCGCTGCGGGGCAGGCCACCCGGCCTGCCCCGCAGTTCGTTTCCTGGCGCGAGGCGATGGCCCGCACGCGGCCGCGGTGCACCCCGCGCTCCATCACGAGCGGCGCCTCATCCCTGCGGCGCCGCGTCGATGCGCTCCAGTCGCCGCAGCGTGGGCGAGAGCACGGCCATCGACACCACCACCGCCAGCGTCGCCACGCCGCCGATCAGCACGCTGTTGACGGCACCGAAGAGCCGCGCGGTCAGGCCGCTCTCGAACGCCCCGATTTCATTGGCACTGCCGATGAAGATGGAGTTCACCGCCATCACACGCCCCATCAGGTGCGGCGGCGTGCGGGCCTGCAGCAACGTGGACCGGATCACCACGCTCACGCTGTCCACCGCCCCGCCCATCGCCAGCAGCGCGCAGCTCAGCCACACGTTGCGTGACAGGGCGAACCCGATGATGCTGAGCCCCCACGTGCCCACCGCCAGCAGCAGCGTGCGACCTGCGCGGGTCATCGGCGGCTGGTGCGCGATCAGCAGCGCCATCGTCACCGCGCCGACCGCCGGCGCGGCGCGCAGGTAGCCCAGCCACTCGGGCGACACGTGCAGCACGGTCTTCGTGAACACCGGCAGCAGCGCCGTGGCGCCCCCGAACAGCACCGCGAAGAGATCGAGCGACAGCGCCGCCAGCACCAGCCGGTCACGCAGCACGAAGCGCACCCCTTCGAGGATGCCCGCACCGGTGCGGCCCACCAGCGCGCGCTGCTGCGCCGTCGCGCCATCCGGCGCACGCACCAGCGACATCGCCCACCAGGCCAGCAGCAGCAGCGTGAACACCACCACGTACGTCACCAGCGCGCCGGCGAAGGCGAACAGCAGCCCGCCGATCGCAGGCCCGAGCACCGAGGCGAACTGCCAGATCGAGCTGCGCCAGGTGGCCGCATTCGCATACAGCGCCGGTGGCACGATCATCGTCCCCAGCGCCTGGCGCGCCGGCTGCAGGATCGCGCGTGACACGCCCGACACCGCCAGCACGGCGTAGATCGCGGCCGGCGAACTCCAGCGCGTGGCCCCGACCGTGACGCCGGCCACACCGGTGGCGTGCAGCGCGACCGTCATGCCGAGGAAGAGCGCGGCGCAGAGCACCAGCACGCAGATGCCGAGCAACGACAGCCAGCGGCGGTCGTGCCGGTCGGCCCAGTGCCCCGCCGGCAGCGAGAGCGCGAGGAACGGCAGCACCTCCGCCAGGCCGGCCAGCCCCAGGGCCAGCGGGTCGTTGGTGGCCGCGTAGAGCTGCCACGCCACCGCGATGCCCTGGATCTGCACCCCGATCGTCATCGCCATCAGGCTCACCACGAACCAGCGGAACGCGGGAACGCGCAGCGCGGCGTACGGGTCGTGGCGCTCGCCGTCCGGCGGTGTCAACACCGCCATGCGGCCGGGCTCAAGAGACGGTCGAACCGCGCAGCGTCTCGAGTCGATCCTCGACCAGCCCGATCAGCTCACGCATCCCGTCGGCATCGAAGATCATGCGCGCCCCGGCGGCGGCGTAGAGCTCCGGCAGCGGTCGCGTGCCGCCCAGGCGCAGCGCCGACTTGTAGCCCGCCAGCGCGCCGGCGGGATCGGTGAGGCTGCGCTTCCAGACCTGCAGCGCGCCCAGCTGGGCGATGCCGTACTCGATGTAGTAGAACGGCAGCTCGAAGATGTGGAGCTGGCGGTACCACCGCGCCGTGCGCTCGCGCTCGAGTCCTGACCAGTCCACCCCGTGCTCGAACCGCGCCCGCAGTGCCAGCCAGGCGGCGTCACGGGCATCGCGGTCATGCCCCTGGCCGCTGGTGTAGATCCAGCGCTGGAAGGCATCCACGCTCGCGATGTGCGGCAGCGCCAGCAGCACGTCCTCGAGGTGCGCCGCCTGCGCGCGACGGGCCTGGTCCGGCGTGTAGTAGCCCACCGGCAGCGCGAAGAGCGGTGCCGCCAGCAGCTCCATCGACATGCTCGCCAGCTCCGCGGCCTCCGACCCCGTGCCGCGCTGCCAGATCAGCTCCTGCCCCGAGGCCAGGTAGGCGTGGAAGCAGTGCCCCGCCTCGTGCACCAGCGTCGTCACGTCATCCGAGACGCCCACCGCGTTCATGAACACGAACGGCTGCTTCCGGTGGTGCAGCGTGGTGCAGTAACCACCGGGCGCCTTGTTCGGCCGGCTCTCGAGGTCGAGCAGCCCGTCGCGCGCCATGTCGGCGAACCGGGAGCCGAGTTCCGGGTCCAGCGCGGCGAAGATGCGGCTGCTGGCGGCCACGAAGTCCGTCGTGTCGCGGAACGGCCGCAGCGGTGCCAGGCCATCGGGATCGACCGCCAGGTCCCAGGGCCGCACCGAGTCCACGCCGAGCCGCTCGCGGCGGTAGGCATGCACACGCGCCGCGGCCGGCGTCACCACCTCGGCCACCGCGTCGTGGAAGCGCGCGACATCGTCGGCGGTGTAGTCGTAACGGTGCTTCGCGGCATACGAGAACGCCTGGAAATCGGCGAAGCCCGCCTCGCGCGCCACGTCCTGGCGCAACACGTACATCCGCTCGAACAGGTCCGACATCTCGTCGCGGTGCGAGAGATACGCCTCGGCACCGGCGCGGAAGGCGCGCTCGCGTGCGCTGCGCTCCTCCGACTCCAGCAGCGGCTGCAGCTGCGGGATGGTCAGCACCTTGCCGTCGATCGTGACACTCAGGCCACCGGCCAGCTTCTGGTAGGCGGCGCTCAGCTCCTCGACCTGCGCGAAGCGCGGCACGTTCGCCTCACGGAAGTTCGAGACCGTGGTGCGGAACTCGCGCAGCAGCGTGACCAGGTCGGCATCGTCGATGCCGGTGGCGAGCAGCAGGCGCGCCAGCCCCGTCTGCCGCTCCTCCGCGTTCGGCTGCACCTCGGTCACGAAGCGGAGGTAGCGCGCCTCGGCGGCGCTGTCCGCGGTGTTGCCGGTGTAGGCGATGAGCGACTGCGACGAGGCCTCGTTGACCAGCTCCTCCAGGAGCGACCACCGGCGCAGCCATTCGCGCGCCGTCTCCCGCGTGGGGGGCTCGGCGGCGAGGGCGTCGTAGTACGCGGCGATCTCCGGCCAGGTGGCGTCAGCCAGGTCGGCCGGGGACTGCGGTAGGGAGGGCGGCATCACGGCGGCGCGAGCGGAGGTGACACTGGGCTCAGGCGCATTCCTCCGCTCCGAGGCTCCTGCTGGCCGCAGCACCGTCGCCGCGCCTCACCGGCGCAAGCTACGGCACCTGACGTCAGCCGCGAACCCCTGCGCTGCCGACGGCGAGCCATGCCGGCGTGCAGGCCGCGGCATCGGCCAGCCGGCATCGCACATCCGCGGGCAACAACGCGGCCCCGCGCGCATCGGCCTCCTGCACCATTCGCAGCGCGCGCGTCTGCTGCGCGAACGCCTCGAGCAGGGCGGTCGCCGCACCCGGCACTTCCAGCGCCTGGCGCATCAGTCCCTCCAGCGACTGCTGCGCCGTCGCTCGAACGCTCCAGCCGGACTCGACTGCTACGACGTCGTTCGGCGCGCAGGCGAGGTCGCCGTCGCCGGAACTCCTGACTGTCTGCATCGGCAGTGCCACGTCTCGTTCTCCCTGCTGAGGCGCCCGTCCGTGTTGCCCGGAACCACGACGCCGAGTTATATGTTGGACTACAGTCAGTCGTGACCGGACCGAGACCCTGCCGCGGGGGTGCAACTCACGCGGGTGCAGCAACTTGGGTCTAACGGAAGGAGGCCCCGACGTGTCGCTCGCCTCACACGCAATCTTCCCCGCGCCGCCCGCGAGCGGAGCGGATCTCGTCGATCGCCACTGGGCCGTCGATGCCATGCCCGCGTCGCTGCGACTCGCGACGATCGCCGCGGCCGGCAGCGCGACGGTCCCGCTCGCTGACCCGGCGCTGCGCGAGGCCGCGCACACGCTCGCGACCGCCTACGAACTCGCGGCGCTCCTGGGACGGGACGCGCTGCGATCCGGTTCGCCCGCTGCCACTGCGACCCTCGAACGCGCCGCGCTGGCCGTGGGCGCGGAGCGGGCCAACCTGCTCCATCGCGCGCTCGGACCGTTCGCCGGCGCCGACGCCAAGGGCACCCTGCGTCATGCCGTCCGGCTCTGTGCGCTGGCGGCGGTCGCGGGTCCAACGTGCATCGCGCTCACGCGCACCTGGCTGCGCAGCGATCCGGTCGCGCAGCGCCTCGAGCAGGCGGAACGCGAGACGCAGGGCGCGCAGCATCAGGCGGCGCGCGCCGCGGCGAAACTGTGGATCATATGGCGACAGCTCCTCCTGCATCCGGATCCGGCTCAGCTGGAGCAGCTCGTGGCCGACCTCGCCGCGCTGCGCGAGCAGCGGAGCGGTGTGACGGACCTCTCGCCGAGCACCAACGAGGCTGAGCTCCGACTCCGATTCCAGGACTTCGTGCGCGAGCGGCTCGCCGATGCGGCCGGCCTGCTGGCCATCGGACTGCGCGGTCGCACCGACCCGCACGCCGTCGCCCTCGAGCTCTCGGCCCAGTGCACCGCCGCGCGCTCTGCGTCCACCGGTGACCCGAACCTCGACCTCCTTGCCGCCTGGCTCGAGCTCGCTGCCCTCACCACGCTGGCGCCGCAGCTGCGCATCCCGCGCTGACGGCAGCCCGCCCGGGAGCAGGATGAGGTGCGGTTCGTGTGGTGGCTGTGGCGCTGACATCAGGGATGATCCTCACCGGCGTTCGTCGTTCCCGCATTCCTGCCCGCGACCAGCGCCGGTCGTGTGCTCCACCAAGCGTACACGCGGCACCAGCAGGTATCAATCCCGAAGAAAGTCCACGTAAGTTGTTGTGGGAATTGTGGATACGTTATCCACGGCGGTGTGGACAAACGCCCCAAGTGCTGTCACGACAAGCAGCTTCGTGCCGTCGCGGATGTGGAAATCACGGCCACCGACTTGCAGTGGTGCCCCGCATCGCTGGATTCACCCTCCCGGTCGGTGCATACTGGCGCAGACCTCCCACCTGCGGCACCGCGCGATGACCACGCTGGAACTCCCCACGGCTTCCACTCCGGTCCCGGCCTTCCTGGTCACGCGCTTCGCGCGGGGACGCCTCAGCCTCTGGATCCTGCTGAGCGCGATCGCCGCCGTGCTCGACCCCGCGCTGCTGCGCGACCTGCCCCGCTGGGTGTTCGCGATCTGGGCGTCGTGGATCGCCATCAGCGCGCTGCTCGTCATCGCGCTCGAATACGTGCTGCCGCCGGTGCGGCGGCACTGGCTCGACGCACTGCAGGCGTGCATCGACATCCCGGTGATCGTGCTGATCACCGTGTACGCCGGCGCCACGACCTACCTGCTCGCACCCTGCCTCGCCATCCCGGTGGCGTCGGCCACGGGGTGGCTGCCGAAACGTCCGGCGCTGAGTGTCGCCGCCGCCGCCGAGCTGGCAATGCTGGTCGTGATCATGCTCACCGCCGCGGGCGTGGCGACGCCGCAGCCCACCGGCGCGGCACGCCTCGCCGACGCGCCGCGCAGCTTCCTCGTGATGGTCCTCGCGCTGCAGGCGGCGTCGCTCGCCGTCATCGCCTACCTGCAGTTCTCGGCGGTGCGCGTCGCGCGTGACCGCCGCGACCGCTGGCAGCGGCTGTTCGACGGCGCCCCCGACTCGATCTTCGTGCTCGACCGGAATGCCAATGTCGTGCGCATGAACGCGGCCGCGCGGCGCATCACCGGCTTCACCGATGCCGAGATGCGCGCGGGCCAGGTGTCGCGGTTCACGGCCGTCGAGGACCGCGATCGCGCGATGACGCAGGTGAACCGCGCGCTCGCCGGCGAGAACTCGTCGTATGAGGCGCGTGGCGTGCGGGCCGACGGCTCGCTCGCGAACGTGCTCGTCTCGAACGCCCCGCTGGTGGAGGACGGGGCGATCACCGGCGTGCTCAGCATCGTGCACGACATCACCGACATCCGCCGCGCCGAGGAGGAACGCCGGCAGATGGAGCAGTCGCTGGACCAGCACCGCCGGCTGCTGCAGAGCATCGTCTCGACCGTGCCCACGTACCTGTACGTGCTCGACTTCCGCATGCACCGCGTGACGTTCGCGAACGACGCGCTCCTCCAGATGCTCGGCAAGTCGCTGGAGCAGATCTCCACGATGTCGCGCGACGGGCTGCTGGGCATGTACCACCCCGAGGACGTGGACACCATGCGCCGCGGCGCCGATGCGATGCGCACCGGCAGCGACATGAAGCTGGAGATGACGTACCGCCTCATGGGAGGCGACGGGGAGTGGCGGTGGCTCAGTGACTGCGTGACCGTCTTCGAACGCGACGCCGACGGCACCGTCAC from Gemmatimonadaceae bacterium carries:
- a CDS encoding MFS transporter, yielding MAVLTPPDGERHDPYAALRVPAFRWFVVSLMAMTIGVQIQGIAVAWQLYAATNDPLALGLAGLAEVLPFLALSLPAGHWADRHDRRWLSLLGICVLVLCAALFLGMTVALHATGVAGVTVGATRWSSPAAIYAVLAVSGVSRAILQPARQALGTMIVPPALYANAATWRSSIWQFASVLGPAIGGLLFAFAGALVTYVVVFTLLLLAWWAMSLVRAPDGATAQQRALVGRTGAGILEGVRFVLRDRLVLAALSLDLFAVLFGGATALLPVFTKTVLHVSPEWLGYLRAAPAVGAVTMALLIAHQPPMTRAGRTLLLAVGTWGLSIIGFALSRNVWLSCALLAMGGAVDSVSVVIRSTLLQARTPPHLMGRVMAVNSIFIGSANEIGAFESGLTARLFGAVNSVLIGGVATLAVVVSMAVLSPTLRRLERIDAAPQG
- a CDS encoding M3 family oligoendopeptidase, with translation MPPSLPQSPADLADATWPEIAAYYDALAAEPPTRETAREWLRRWSLLEELVNEASSQSLIAYTGNTADSAAEARYLRFVTEVQPNAEERQTGLARLLLATGIDDADLVTLLREFRTTVSNFREANVPRFAQVEELSAAYQKLAGGLSVTIDGKVLTIPQLQPLLESEERSARERAFRAGAEAYLSHRDEMSDLFERMYVLRQDVAREAGFADFQAFSYAAKHRYDYTADDVARFHDAVAEVVTPAAARVHAYRRERLGVDSVRPWDLAVDPDGLAPLRPFRDTTDFVAASSRIFAALDPELGSRFADMARDGLLDLESRPNKAPGGYCTTLHHRKQPFVFMNAVGVSDDVTTLVHEAGHCFHAYLASGQELIWQRGTGSEAAELASMSMELLAAPLFALPVGYYTPDQARRAQAAHLEDVLLALPHIASVDAFQRWIYTSGQGHDRDARDAAWLALRARFEHGVDWSGLERERTARWYRQLHIFELPFYYIEYGIAQLGALQVWKRSLTDPAGALAGYKSALRLGGTRPLPELYAAAGARMIFDADGMRELIGLVEDRLETLRGSTVS